The following nucleotide sequence is from Planctomycetia bacterium.
TTCGAGTTATGCCCGAGCAAAGTCAGTTTCTCTTCATCACCTGCCAAGTCGGCGCCGAGCCGGCGCTGAAGCGCGAGTTGGCGAAGTATCGCCCGTCGTTTCGTTTCGCTTATTCGCGACCCGGCTTCCTGACGTTCAAGCTTCCGGAAAAGCATGGCTTGAAAGACGATTTCGATCTGAAGGCGATCTTCGCGCGGGCCTACGGTTTCTCGCTCGGCAAGGTCGCGGTGCCGGAGTCGTTCGTCTGCACGGCGTCGCTCGCACCGACGCTCGTCGCGCCGGCCGAAGAAGTGTGGAAGCTCGCCGCCGGGCGCGAGTTCGAAGCGTTGCACGTGTGGCCGCGCGATCGCTTCGCGCCGGGCCAGCACGATTTCGAAGTCGCGCAGACGGCCGAGTCGTATGCCGCCGACCTAGCGATTCGCGCCGCCGCGCCCGAGCAGTTCGCCGCGTTGAAGACCAAGCAGCCGACGCAAAAGGGAGATCGGGTTCTCGATGTCGTCCTAGTCGACGCGAACCTGTGGTGGGTCGGGTTTCATCGAGCCGACGGCTTGCCGACGCGCCGGCCCGGCGGCATCTTCGAAGAGATCGGGCTGCCCGACGACGCCGTCTCGCGGGCCTACTTGAAGCTCGAAGAAGGGCTGGCTTGGAGCGGTTTGCCCGTCGAGCCGGACGACCATGCGGCCGAGATCGGCTGCGCGCCGGGCGGAGCTTGCCAAGCGCTCTTGAATCGGGGGCTGTTGGTCACCGGGATCGATCCGGCCGAGATGGACGCTTACGTCGCCGGGCATCCGAACTTTCGCCATTTGCGGATGCGCGGCAGCGATGTGAAGCGCCGCGAGTTCTCCGGCGTGAAGTGGTTGATGACGGACATGAACGTCGCGCCGAACTACACGCTCGACACGGTCGAAGCGATCGTGACGCATCCCGACGTCCACATCGAAGGGATGCTGCTGACGCTCAAGCTGCTCGACTGGGAACAAGCCGACGACGCGGCGGAATACGTGTCGCGCGTACAGAGTTGGGGGTTCGGCAAGGTTCACTGTCGGCAGTTGCAACACAACCGTCGCGAGTTTTGCCTCGCCGCCGAACGAAAAGGGGCGCCCGCTCCGCTTGAGAAACTCGAAGAGCGAGCCACGCGCAAGCTCGCGAAGATTGCGAAGAGCGTCGTGGGGGCCGGGAGCGGCGATGTGGTTGTCGCGAAGGTTGCCGCGAAACCGCAAGCGGAGGGGCGGCCCGAGGGGGCGCCGCGGAAGTCGAACCAAGAACATAAACGAACTAAGAAGGAACGAACTCACTTGGAACCCATTACCGGCGAACAAGACGAACTGACGCAAGAACAACTCGACTGGAACAATCGCGATCAAGGTGAATCGAAGCCTGCCGCGCGGCCGTCGAAGTCGAAGGAGATTTTCGCCGCGAAGAAGAAAATGCCGGTGCCGGTCCCTAAGTCGACACGAACGCTTGCGCATCCGACGCCGGGCTCGAACGCTTCAAGGTCCTTTTCCTCAAGGCCCTCTCCGTCGACGTCATCTTCGGCAGCGAAGACGAGCCCTGCTCCGGCAACCGCGACACCGCCGGCAGCCGCTCCGCCGCAATACAAGCTCGGCCTGAAGCGCAAGGAAGAGCTCAATGCGAAAGAGCCGCCGAAGCCGATCGCGAAGCTCGGAGCGCAAGGGGTGAAGCGCCGGCCGAAGCCGATTCAGAAGAAGAAGCGCGGCTAAAGTAGCAGGCACGTTCCACGTGCCGTAGCCACCTGCCACATCGAAGCGCGCTGCGACATTGGTTCGCGCTCCGCTTGTTACTTATTAAGAGTGCGGCTCGATCCGGCTTGGCGATACTAAATCGTTCGTGGTTACGGCACGTGGAACGTGCCTACTACTTTAGCGGACGACGATTTTAGCGGACTACGATGCCGGAGTAGATCGTGCGTCGGCCGGTGGGTGTTTCGAGCACCAGAGCGCCGTCGGGAGCGATGCCCGTGCAGAGGCCGGTCACCCGCTCGTCGCCGATGGTGAGGGTCAGCGACGAACCACGTTGCGTGCAGAGTTCGTCGGCGAGGGTCGCTAAGTCTTCGCGCTGCCGGCCGAGATCGGCGAAGGCCGTGCCGAGTGCCTCGAGCAATTCCGACAAGAGATCGGTTCGATCGAGCGGTGCGCCGACTTCGTCCGCGAGCGAAGCGACGATCGCCGCGACTTCGGGCGGAGCGGCGGCGACGGAGTTGTTCACGTTCAAGCCGATGCCGACGATCTGGCGCCCGTCGCCGAGCGCTTCGACGAGAATGCCCGCGAGCTTGCGCGGGCCGAGATAAACGTCGTTCGGCCAATGGATACCGACGGCGGGACTCGGCAGATGCCGCGTCACGACTTCTACGAGCGCCGTCGCCGCGGCCAGCGGCACCATGCTCGCATAGCGCTGCGCGATGCCGAACCGCGCCGGATCGATGAGCAAGCTCCACGCCAGGCTCCCCGCGCCGGTCCACCAACGGTTGCTGCCGCGCCCGCGGCCGGCCGTTTGCTCTTCGGCGATCGCGAGCAAGCCGACGTCTTTATGAAGGTCCCCGGCACGACGACGCGCGACGTCGTTCGTCGAGTCGACGGTGCGCGCGTAGTCGACTTCGGCGATGAACGTCGGCAACCGCAAGCGAGATGGATCGAGATCGAAAGACATGCGCAGGGCAGCGACCGGGGACTAAGCCGCAGCGGCACTAAGCAGGGACCGGCTGCTTCTCGGGATGCAGATAGATGAAGCTCTTGCCGAGCCGGCCGCCGTAGTTGCCGGCCGATATTTTTACGAGGCCCGGCACATCGAGCGCGGCCTCGACGGCTGCGTGGGTCGCAGCGCAAATCGTCGGTAGGTCGCGACCGTTGAGGATGATCTCCATGACCGAAGCCACGCCCGGCGGCAGCTTCGACTTCTCGCCGAGCTTCTCGCGCAAGGTCGGGCAGAATTCCGCGTAGGTACTGGCGATCGTAAACTTATAGCTGCTGCCGGCCTTCGAGCCGCTTCCGGCGACACCGCCGGGGAAGGGTTGGATAATGCCCGGCGTCCGCGCCGCCGCATCGCGCCCGCGGCAAGCCGCTTCGAGCGCTGCGTCGACGGAGCTGCCGAGGAACCAGAGGTTGCCTCCCATCAAGCCGTCGCGATAGCCGAAGCGACGGTCGAGCGCAAACTCGCCGCCGAGAATCGGCACGACCCATACCGGCCGGCCGTGGCGCACGTCGCGAAACTGATGGTGGTCGCCGAAGTAAGCGATCTTGCGACCGAGCTTGAAATACTCCGTCGACTCCGGCGCGGTCTCCACCAAATTGAAGCAGGCCGTCGTCGGGCACGTAAGCACGTTCTGGCTCAGCCGCACCAACAGCGAACGCTCCAAGCGCGCAGCGCGGTCTTTATGAAACCGCGGCACATGGAACTGCACGATCGCGCCGGGCCGGCCGTCGGGAGTGTTAAACGATTCATCGCCGCCGGGCCCGACGTAGCGATCCAAGCCCGCCTCGCAATCGCAGAGGATCGTGCTCGAGGCGTTCCCCGTCGCCGCTTGCACGGCATGGTCGAGCCACGTCCGATCGCGGGCCGTGATCAACACCTCGGCGTAGATGCTGCGGAACGCCTCGGCGTAGGTGTCGTCGACGAGGGATGCGAAGCGAGCAGGATCGACCGGCATGGGAGAAGGGGCCAGAGAAAGTGGTCGGTGGTCAGTGGTCGGTGGTCGGTGGTCGGTGGAGTCGACCATCCGCCAACGCTTCGATGCCGGACGCTTACCCGTTGCGGGTCGGCATTTGGCGGTTGTAGATCGTCGCTTCCGTGATGATCTTGTCCATATAGATGTCGTGCGCGGCGGTCGGGATCTCGGGGAACATCTGGCACTCGAACGCCAGCGCGACGAGCGGGCAGTCCATGCGCGAGTGTTCGAGCAGCTTGTCGTAGTAGCCGAAGCCGTGACCGGTGCGAGCGCCGCGGGCGTCGAACGCCACGCCCGGCACCATGATCAGGTCGAGCTCTTCAGGGCGAATCTTCTTCGCCGGCAGATCGCGGAGGTCGGCCCGAGGCTCGAGAATCTTATACATGCCGATCGCCAACTCGTTCATATCTTCCAAGAGGAAGAGGTCGAGCATGCCGTCTTCGCGGCACCACGGCACGACGATCCGCTTGCCGTGCGTCAGGGCCGTGGCGAGGTAGTGCCGCGTGCGGACTTCGCTGCGCACATCGACGTAGTACATCACGGTCTTCGCGGCTGCATACTCGGGCAAAGCGACGAACTTCTCGCAGATTCCGCGGCTCAACTCGTCCTTGTTTTCCAGCGCACCCCGGGCCGCATGGGCCTGTTCGCGAATCACCTTCTTGCGGGCGTGCATCTCGTCGGCCGAGGCCTGAGCGGAAGGGTTGCTGGTGTTTGAGGCGAGTTGATCGGTCGTCATCCTTGCTCTCCGGTTCGGGTTGCGTTCCGTAATGGCCGGCGGAGCGAATCGAGTTGCCGGCACGCGAGTGCTATCGTAGCGAAAACGGCACGCTTGGCAATCTCTAGAGCTCGTTGTCGGTGCTGAAGCACTCTCGGCCAGCCGGCCATTTTGCGGCTCGCGCGCGTCGGCAGATCGTCGTTCGATCTTGACCGAAAAACTTCGCCCCACTAATTAAGTTGCCCCAATCCTCATTTATTACCGCAAATTCAGTTGCTCGCGGTCTCTCAACCCCTTGTTCGCCATGCCACGGCTCGTGAAAAACTCGACGCCTCGCATTGCCCCTGCGGCGACTCGTTGCCGGTGGCCGTGGTTGTTCGTCGTTGCCTTGTCGCTGTTGCCCTCAATCGCCTGGGCACAGCGCGTGCAATTTCCCTCGACCACACCGGCGAGTCCGTTCAGCAGCGCCGCTCCGCAAAGCTCGTTCACGCCCGCCACTCCCACGCCGACCTACTCGGCTCCATCGGTAACGAACCCTTACTCGGCTCCGCTCCCCGGCACACAGGCTCCCTCGCTGACACCGGCGTGGGATCCTTACGCGATGCCCGGCTCGGCGGCCACGCCTCCTCCGGCGCTGCAACCCTACGGTTACCAACCGGCGAACCCGCAACTGGGATATCCGTTTCAAGATTGGTCGGCCCCTTCGACGAAGCTTGTGCAAAACTTGGGGATGCGCTACACCTGGATCAATCGCGGCGGCAACGGCACGGATAATTTCGGGATCGAAGATCTCGACTTTTGGGCTTCGTTGGCGTTCCCGTTTTTCCACAACGTGAACATCGCGCCGATCTTGTTCACGCCCGGCTTCAACTTTCATTTCCTTCAAGGCCCGAGCTCTACGCCGGCGCGCGATCTGCCGGGCACCACGTACGATGCGTTCGGTCAGTTGAGTTGGAAGCCGCAGTTCAACGAACGGTTCGGGGCCGATCTCGCGCTGAGCGTCGGCGTCTACTCCGACTTCTCGTACACCGACCACACGAGCATCCGGATCCTCGGCCGAGGTGTCGGCACTTGGCAGTTCAACCCGCAATGGCAAGGGGTGTTGGGAGTCGTCTATCTCGATCGGTTGGATATCAAAATCTTGCCTGCGGCCGGATTTATTTGGAAGCCGCACGACGACGCGAAGTTCGAGCTGCTCTTTCCGCAGCCGAAGCTCTCGCAACGCATTACGAACTACGGCACCTACGAATTGTGGGGCTACCTCGGCGGCGAATACGGCGGCGGTCAGTGGTCGATCACGCATGCCAACGGCTCGCACGACGTCGTCAACTACAACGACTTCCGCGTCTATCTCGGGATCGAAGCGATCGGCCCGCGGTTGCGCGGCCACGCGGAAATCGGCTATGTCTTCCATCGCGAAATCCTCTATCTCAACAGTCCTCCTAAACTCGACTTGAGCGACAGCATCATGCTGCGCGCCGGCGTCAGTTACTAATTCGGAAGACTCAACCGGTGGACTGTCGCACAGCTATCCTTGCAGATGCGACATTCGCGAACGGCAGCCGCGCGGGCAAAGCCGTGCGATGCGTCGGTCTAAGAATTTGCGTCGCGATCATGCTTGCGCTCGCCATGAGTGCCGCAGCGAACGGGCAATTGTCCGGCCCGCCGATGCAGTTGCCGACGCATTCGGCGTTTCGCGAAGACGCCAAGCCGGGGGTCGCGCGGCTCTATGATCTTCCCTCGGTGCAAGGCGAAACCACAACGACTCCGAAGCCGCTCCCGCGTGCGCCGGTGATCGCCTCGCCGGCGACTCCCCGACTGTTCGCTCCGACGTTCAACGTGGCCTTAGCGCCACCTTCGGTCGACCAGCGCGACTATGTGCCGAATCCTCCTTACGCCACCTCGCCCCTCACATCGCCGGAGATTCCGCTGATGGCGCCGGTGGAGACGCCGCTGTTCAGTTGGCGACCGTCGCACATCCCCGAGGGGGCGAAGACGGGCATCTTTCAACAAAGCCTGTTTCGCACAACCTATCTGCCGCGCATCGGTGCCGACGGCTTCGGCATGACGAGCCTCACGAAGCAATTCACGTTCGCCCTGCCGCCGTTTATTTCCGGTTCGCCGATCTTGGTCTCGCCGAGTTACACGACGCACTTCCTCGACGGGCCGGCGCCGATCGACGTGCCGCCGCATCTGATCGACGGCGAAATCGAATTCCGCTACATGAAGCAAGCGACCCCCAGGCTCGGCATCGATATTTCGGTAGCGCCGAGCTACTACGGCGACGGTCATAACAAAACGAGCGACGCTTGGCGTGTGACGGGCCGAGCACTCGGCGCTTGGAGTTGGAACGAACGCTGGCAGATCGTCTTCGGCGGCGTTTATACCGGGCGCAGCGACTTCCCGGCGGTTCCGGTGGCCGGAGCCATCTGGAAACCTGCGAGCGACATCCGCATCGAAGCGATCTTTCCTCGGCCGCGCGCGTATTTCCGGCCGTTCGTGAACGGTACGATCGAGCATTGGGTTTACCTCGGCGGAGAGTATGGCGGCAACACTTGGGCCATCGAGCAACCGGGCGGCATCTCCGATAAGATGACGTATGCCGACCTCCGGCTCTTGGTCGGCTGGGAACGACGAGCTCCCCGCGGCTTCAGCGGACGCTTCGAAGCCGGTTGGGTGTTCGACCGTTCGATCGAGTTCAACAGCGGCAGCCCGGGCCTCGATCCTTCGGACACGTTGATGGTCCGCGGCGAAATGAGCTTCTAGGGTCTCTCATTCCACGGTCGCTATGCTTTCCATCCGCATCCTGACGCCGGCCGACATCCCGCTCGGCATGCGTTTGAAAGAACTCGCCGGCTGGAACCAGACGGAAGCCGATTGGCGCCGGCATCTCGCGCTGGAGTCGGCCGGCTGCTTCGTCGGCTGCTGGAACGGCACGCCGGCCGCAACCTTGGCGACGACGGTCTTCGGCGGGGACGCAGTCGCCGGCAGTAGCGCCTGGATCGCGATGGTCCTGACCGATCCCGACTTTCGCCGGCGCGGCATTGCCAACGCCTTGCTCGAACACGCGATCGAAACCTTGGAGCGACGCGGCGCGACGTCGATCTGGCTCGATGCCACGGAGATGGGCCAGCCCGTCTATGAGAAACTCGGCTTCCGGACGCAGTTCCAGCTCACGCGCCGGCGCGGGATCGCACAAGCGATCGAATCCGCCGGCGACGGAGTCGCCCTCCGACCGATGACCGCCGAGGAACTCGCCGGGGGCGAAGTCGCCGATCTCGATCGGGCTGCGACCGGTGCCGATCGTCTATCGTTGCTGGCCTCGCTCCGCGACGGGCTGCCCGAAGCAGCCGTGACGGCGATGAGCGACCCGCGCGAAGTTACGGCCGTGCTCGGCTTCGGGCTCGCGCGCTCGGGGAGCCGAGCGACTCAGGTCGGCCCCGTGATCGCGCGCACCGAGGCGGTCGGACGCGCGCTGCTGGCATTCGCCGTTCGGCAGTTCGCCGGCCGTGAGATCTTGATCGATGTGCCCGATCGGAACGAGGCAGCCAACCGCTTCCTCCAGCAGGCCGGAGTGGTGCCGGAGCGTGCTTTTTATCGAATGGTACGAAAATCTCCGAAATGTGAAGTTGCATACGAGTACAGGGAGTCGGAGGTCTGGGCGAGCGCAGGGCCGGAGTATGGGTAAACTGCGTCACTGTCTGCGTCGGGTTGTGTCGGCCAGCGTACGACCCTAACGATTACAAATATCTAGGTAAACTGCGTGGAGTTTGACACCGCCTCATCGAACGCTAAAAGTAAGCCAACCCAGATGCCGCTCGTTTCCGTTTCGCGGCATCGATTTGTGCTTAAAGGAGTTGGAATATGGATCGTAATCGTCGTTCGTTCTTGCGTCGTGCTTTGCTGGCCGTTGCCGCTGTTGCCGCGGTCGGTGCCGTGACGACGCAAGCCAAGGTTGCCGAAGCTCGCTGCCGTCGCCGCCGTTGCAAGTCGGGCGGCTGCTGCTAATTGCGAAGTAGACGCAATTCGAAGATATCGGAAGCCGCTCGTCTCCCGCGACGAGCGGCTTTTTCATGCGCCGCGCCAACGCGAATGCCCCGTCGCCGGCGTAGTTGCTATCGCTCGTCTCAGGCCCGGCAACTAAACTTCAACGACAGCAGACCGGTTTCGTCACTACTTCGCCGCGGCTCGTGCTCATGTTTAGATTGCCTCGTTTCGGCTGGTATCCCTTCGTCGCCGTCGTGGTTTGCGCGGCGGGTGCGGCGGGGATCGCCCTCATCGACGGCCGCTCGTCGATCGCTCCGGCCGATTCGGCTGCCGCTGCGCCTCTCAAATACGAGGCCATCCCGTTCGACGGTGCCGCGGCCTTCAAGCACCTCGAAGAACTCTGCGCCTTGGGCCCTCGCCCGAGCGGTTCGAAGGCGATGACCGCGCAGCAAGAGTTGATCGTCAAGCATTTCACCGCTTTGGGTGCCGACGTCCGACGACAGACGTTTCAAGTCCGGCATCCGGTCGACGGCACGCCGGTCGAGATGTC
It contains:
- a CDS encoding twin-arginine translocation signal domain-containing protein, yielding MDRNRRSFLRRALLAVAAVAAVGAVTTQAKVAEARCRRRRCKSGGCC
- a CDS encoding DUF6268 family outer membrane beta-barrel protein, producing MPRLVKNSTPRIAPAATRCRWPWLFVVALSLLPSIAWAQRVQFPSTTPASPFSSAAPQSSFTPATPTPTYSAPSVTNPYSAPLPGTQAPSLTPAWDPYAMPGSAATPPPALQPYGYQPANPQLGYPFQDWSAPSTKLVQNLGMRYTWINRGGNGTDNFGIEDLDFWASLAFPFFHNVNIAPILFTPGFNFHFLQGPSSTPARDLPGTTYDAFGQLSWKPQFNERFGADLALSVGVYSDFSYTDHTSIRILGRGVGTWQFNPQWQGVLGVVYLDRLDIKILPAAGFIWKPHDDAKFELLFPQPKLSQRITNYGTYELWGYLGGEYGGGQWSITHANGSHDVVNYNDFRVYLGIEAIGPRLRGHAEIGYVFHREILYLNSPPKLDLSDSIMLRAGVSY
- the fhcD gene encoding formylmethanofuran--tetrahydromethanopterin N-formyltransferase is translated as MPVDPARFASLVDDTYAEAFRSIYAEVLITARDRTWLDHAVQAATGNASSTILCDCEAGLDRYVGPGGDESFNTPDGRPGAIVQFHVPRFHKDRAARLERSLLVRLSQNVLTCPTTACFNLVETAPESTEYFKLGRKIAYFGDHHQFRDVRHGRPVWVVPILGGEFALDRRFGYRDGLMGGNLWFLGSSVDAALEAACRGRDAAARTPGIIQPFPGGVAGSGSKAGSSYKFTIASTYAEFCPTLREKLGEKSKLPPGVASVMEIILNGRDLPTICAATHAAVEAALDVPGLVKISAGNYGGRLGKSFIYLHPEKQPVPA
- a CDS encoding 5-formyltetrahydrofolate cyclo-ligase; translation: MTTDQLASNTSNPSAQASADEMHARKKVIREQAHAARGALENKDELSRGICEKFVALPEYAAAKTVMYYVDVRSEVRTRHYLATALTHGKRIVVPWCREDGMLDLFLLEDMNELAIGMYKILEPRADLRDLPAKKIRPEELDLIMVPGVAFDARGARTGHGFGYYDKLLEHSRMDCPLVALAFECQMFPEIPTAAHDIYMDKIITEATIYNRQMPTRNG
- a CDS encoding biotin--[acetyl-CoA-carboxylase] ligase yields the protein MSFDLDPSRLRLPTFIAEVDYARTVDSTNDVARRRAGDLHKDVGLLAIAEEQTAGRGRGSNRWWTGAGSLAWSLLIDPARFGIAQRYASMVPLAAATALVEVVTRHLPSPAVGIHWPNDVYLGPRKLAGILVEALGDGRQIVGIGLNVNNSVAAAPPEVAAIVASLADEVGAPLDRTDLLSELLEALGTAFADLGRQREDLATLADELCTQRGSSLTLTIGDERVTGLCTGIAPDGALVLETPTGRRTIYSGIVVR
- a CDS encoding GNAT family N-acetyltransferase; translated protein: MLSIRILTPADIPLGMRLKELAGWNQTEADWRRHLALESAGCFVGCWNGTPAATLATTVFGGDAVAGSSAWIAMVLTDPDFRRRGIANALLEHAIETLERRGATSIWLDATEMGQPVYEKLGFRTQFQLTRRRGIAQAIESAGDGVALRPMTAEELAGGEVADLDRAATGADRLSLLASLRDGLPEAAVTAMSDPREVTAVLGFGLARSGSRATQVGPVIARTEAVGRALLAFAVRQFAGREILIDVPDRNEAANRFLQQAGVVPERAFYRMVRKSPKCEVAYEYRESEVWASAGPEYG